A stretch of the Macaca thibetana thibetana isolate TM-01 chromosome X, ASM2454274v1, whole genome shotgun sequence genome encodes the following:
- the FOXO4 gene encoding forkhead box protein O4 — MDPGNENSATEAAAVIDLDPDFEPQSRPRSCTWPLPRPEIANQPSETPEVEPGLGEKVHTEGRSEPILLPSRLPEPAGAPQPGILGAVTGPRKGGSRRNAWGNQSYAELISQAIESAPEKRLTLAQIYEWMVRTVPYFKDKGDSNSSAGWKNSIRHNLSLHSKFIKVHNEATGKSSWWMLNPEGGKSGKAPRRRAASMDSSSKLLRGRSKAPKKKPPVLPAPPEGATPTSPAGHFAKWSGSPCSRNREEADMWTTFRPRSSSNASTVSTRLSPLRPESEVLAEEIPASVSSYAGGVPPTLNEGLELLDGLNLTSSHSLLSRSGLSGFSLQHPGVTGPLHTYSSSLFSPAEGPLSAGEGCFSSSQALEALLTSDTPPPPADVLMTQVDPILSQAPTLLLLGGLPSSSKLATGVGLCPKPLEAPGPSSLVPTLSMIAPPPVMASAPIPKALGTPVLTPPTEAASQDRMPQDLDLDMYMENLECDMDNIISDLMDEGEGLDFNFEPDP; from the exons ATGGATCCGGGGAATGAGAATTCAGCCACAGAGGCTGCCGCGGTCATAGACCTCGATCCCGACTTCGAACCCCAGAGCCGTCCCCGCTCCTGCACCTGGCCCCTTCCCCGACCAGAGATCGCTAACCAGCCGTCCGAGACGCCCGAGGTGGAGCCAGGTCTGGGGGAAAAGGTACACACGGAGGGGCGCTCAGAGCCGATCCTGTTGCCCTCCCGGCTCCCAGAGCCGGCCGGGGCCCCCCAGCCCGGAATCCTGGGGGCTGTAACAGGTCCTCGGAAGGGAGGCTCCCGCCGGAATGCCTGGGGAAATCAGTCATATGCAGAACTCATCAGCCAGGCCATTGAAAGCGCCCCGGAGAAGCGACTGACACTTGCCCAGATCTACGAGTGGATGGTCCGTACTGTACCCTACTTCAAGGACAAGGGTGACAGCAACAGCTCAGCAGGATGGAAG AACTCGATCCGCCACAACCTGTCCCTGCACAGCAAGTTCATCAAGGTTCACAACGAGGCCACTGGCAAAAGCTCTTGGTGGATGCTGAACCCTGAGGGAGGCAAGAGCGGCAAGGCCCCTCGCCGCCGGGCCGCCTCCATGGATAGCAGCAGCAAGCTGCTCCGGGGCCGCAGTAAAGCCCCCAAGAAGAAGCCACCTGTGCTGCCAGCTCCACCCGAAGGTGCCACTCCGACGAGCCCTGCCGGCCACTTTGCCAAGTGGTCAGGCAGCCCTTGCTCTCGAAACCGTGAAGAAGCCGATATGTGGACCACCTTCCGTCCACGAAGCAGTTCAAATGCCAGCACTGTCAGCACCCGGCTGTCCCCCTTGAGGCCAGAGTCTGAGGTGCTGGCGGAGGAAATACCAGCTTCAGTCAGCAGCTATGCAGGGGGTGTCCCTCCCACCCTCAATGAAGGTCTAGAGCTGTTAGATGGGCTCAATCTCACCTCATCCCATTCCCTGCTATCTCGGAGTGGTCTCTCTGGCTTCTCTTTGCAGCATCCTGGGGTTACCGGCCCCTTACACACCTACAGCAGCTCTCTTTTCAGCCCAGCAGAGGGGCCCCTGTCAGCAGGAGAAGGGTGCTTCTCCAGCTCCCAGGCTCTGGAGGCCCTGCTCACCTCTGATACGCCACCACCCCCTGCTGACGTCCTCATGACCCAGGTAGATCCCATTCTGTCCCAGGCTCCTACTCTTCTGTTGCTGGGGGGGCTTCCTTCCTCCAGTAAGCTGGCCACGGGTGTCGGCCTGTGTCCCAAGCCCCTAGAGGCTCCAGGCCCCAGCAGTCTGGTTCCCACCCTTTCTATGATAGCACCACCTCCAGTCATGGCAAGTGCCCCCATCCCCAAGGCTCTGGGGACGCCTGTGCTCACACCCCCTACTGAAGCTGCAAGCCAAGACAGAATGCCTCAGGATCTAGATCTTGATATGTATATGGAGAACCTGGAGTGTGACATGGATAACATCATCAGTGACCTCATGGATGAGGGCGAGGGACTGGACTTCAACTTTGAGCCAG ATCCCTGA